From Rhizobium tumorigenes, the proteins below share one genomic window:
- a CDS encoding HlyD family secretion protein → MSTLFRTEATEHRRRIGGEVMIAQPVSHGMMTAVLGCLVVVGAAYLMTGTYARKETVQGYIAPTGGLAQIYAARGGTVTRVLVHEGDQVTQGQPMVELSLEMTGADGTVGEKLRIETQARIQSIDTQIKASNTRFDQEERRLSSRVEGLGSELASQEQRLESERGLQALQTDDTGHYAKLQVNGGGTRFELSRRQQQIFAQESVIHELERQKEQRQGDLVDARSQLASLPAGRDDKLAQLQGLRSELEQSLAQLQVNRAYVVVAPVAGRVAALQAQPGQTAIVQSPLAALVPGGSNLEANLLVPPRAAGLIQPGQEVRLKVDAFPYQRFGMLLGHVVQVSRATYREGELLAPIALTAPVYRVTVSLERTSIAAYGEERPLTPGMTLIGDIVTDRRHFTDWILDPLMAIGSR, encoded by the coding sequence ATGAGTACCTTGTTCCGCACCGAAGCCACTGAACATCGCCGCCGCATTGGCGGGGAGGTGATGATCGCACAACCGGTGAGCCACGGGATGATGACGGCCGTCCTCGGCTGCCTCGTTGTCGTCGGTGCGGCCTATCTCATGACTGGTACCTATGCGCGCAAGGAGACGGTGCAGGGCTACATCGCCCCGACTGGCGGCCTGGCGCAGATCTACGCCGCCAGGGGCGGTACGGTAACACGCGTGCTCGTCCATGAGGGAGACCAGGTCACCCAGGGGCAGCCGATGGTGGAGCTGTCGCTGGAGATGACCGGCGCTGACGGCACGGTTGGTGAAAAATTGCGGATCGAGACGCAAGCCCGTATCCAGTCCATCGACACACAGATCAAGGCATCCAACACCCGCTTTGACCAGGAGGAGCGGCGCCTGTCTTCCCGTGTCGAAGGACTGGGCAGTGAACTGGCGAGCCAGGAGCAACGTCTGGAGTCGGAACGCGGGCTGCAAGCCCTGCAAACAGACGATACCGGCCACTATGCCAAGCTCCAGGTCAATGGCGGCGGCACGCGTTTTGAACTATCGCGCCGCCAGCAGCAGATCTTTGCCCAGGAGAGCGTCATCCACGAACTGGAGCGGCAAAAGGAACAGCGGCAAGGCGATCTTGTCGATGCCCGCTCGCAATTGGCCAGCCTGCCGGCTGGAAGGGACGACAAGCTCGCTCAGCTACAAGGTCTTCGCAGCGAGCTTGAGCAATCCCTCGCCCAATTGCAGGTCAACCGCGCCTATGTGGTCGTCGCGCCGGTGGCCGGCCGGGTTGCGGCGCTACAGGCCCAGCCGGGGCAGACTGCCATCGTCCAATCGCCTCTTGCCGCCCTCGTGCCTGGTGGCAGCAACCTCGAAGCCAATCTCCTCGTTCCGCCGCGCGCTGCTGGCCTTATCCAGCCAGGGCAGGAGGTACGGCTCAAGGTCGATGCCTTTCCATATCAGCGTTTCGGGATGCTTTTGGGACATGTCGTTCAGGTCTCCCGCGCAACCTATCGCGAGGGTGAGCTTCTGGCTCCCATCGCCCTTACAGCTCCCGTCTACCGGGTCACAGTCAGCCTCGAGCGCACCAGCATCGCCGCGTATGGCGAAGAGCGTCCGCTGACCCCCGGTATGACCCTAATCGGCGATATCGTCACAGATCGCCGACACTTCACCGACTGGATATTGGACCCTCTGATGGCCATAGGCAGCCGGTGA
- a CDS encoding DHA2 family efflux MFS transporter permease subunit: MSITTVDGEAVKPLEKADAAAWTAVTAGIVGALMATLDVSITNSALPQIQGEIGASGSEGTWIATAYLVAEIVMIPLSGWFTDLLGLRKFLLVMTSLFICFSMACGFSTSLGMMVAGRVGQGFTGGAMIPTAMTIIALRLPPDQQPVGIALFGITAVMGPIAGPVLGGWLTENASWHYAFFLNLPVGVGLLLLLTLGLPPARTSLELLLKADWLGIVGLPMFLGCLTVVLEDGQRESWFESSVIVLLTGFALFGLLMLVVGQLTAERPVIRLGILFQRSFGSVIVMAVVTGASLYGITYLIPQFLARISGYNALQSGMVVLLSGLPMLMIIPLFPLLTRKLDLRIAIVFGLMCYSVSCYVDTGLTAGADGGDFNFSQLLRGFGQAFTLIFLNQAMTRSVPREQAQDAAGIYTAARNLGGSVGLALIGTLLDRQTSLHTQRLIESVTANSLIVQERVLQSGSDPQSVQLSTVNIFQVMIREATVMAFNDMFYFFAISLLVITPLVFILRPIQRAPAAAMH; the protein is encoded by the coding sequence ATGAGCATCACGACAGTGGATGGCGAGGCCGTTAAACCGCTCGAAAAAGCGGATGCAGCGGCATGGACCGCCGTCACCGCGGGTATAGTCGGTGCGTTGATGGCGACGCTGGACGTTTCGATTACCAACTCCGCTCTGCCCCAAATACAGGGTGAAATTGGCGCGAGTGGATCGGAAGGCACATGGATCGCCACCGCCTACCTCGTGGCGGAGATCGTCATGATCCCGCTTTCTGGCTGGTTCACCGACCTTCTCGGCCTCCGGAAGTTCCTGCTGGTGATGACGTCACTGTTCATCTGTTTCTCGATGGCTTGCGGTTTTTCGACGTCTCTCGGAATGATGGTGGCGGGACGCGTCGGCCAGGGGTTTACCGGAGGCGCTATGATACCGACCGCCATGACCATCATCGCTCTGCGGCTGCCGCCAGACCAGCAGCCAGTCGGCATCGCCCTGTTCGGGATCACCGCTGTCATGGGGCCCATCGCAGGCCCTGTACTTGGTGGATGGCTTACAGAGAACGCCAGCTGGCACTATGCGTTTTTTCTTAATCTCCCCGTAGGCGTCGGCCTGCTTCTGCTTCTCACCCTTGGACTACCGCCTGCGAGGACCAGTCTAGAATTACTGCTGAAAGCGGATTGGCTGGGTATCGTCGGGCTGCCAATGTTCCTGGGATGCCTTACTGTCGTTCTCGAGGACGGGCAGAGAGAAAGCTGGTTCGAGTCCTCGGTTATCGTACTGCTGACGGGATTTGCGCTGTTTGGACTGCTTATGCTTGTCGTGGGTCAGTTGACCGCGGAAAGACCCGTCATCCGCCTCGGCATCCTGTTTCAGAGATCATTTGGGAGTGTCATTGTCATGGCGGTCGTGACCGGTGCCTCGCTCTATGGGATAACCTATTTGATACCGCAGTTTCTTGCACGCATCAGCGGATACAATGCACTCCAGTCGGGCATGGTCGTCCTCCTTAGCGGTCTTCCGATGCTGATGATCATCCCGCTCTTCCCGCTTCTGACCAGAAAGCTCGACCTTAGGATAGCGATCGTATTCGGACTGATGTGCTATTCTGTGAGCTGTTATGTGGATACGGGCCTAACCGCGGGCGCCGATGGGGGCGACTTCAATTTCTCGCAGTTGCTTCGCGGATTCGGGCAAGCTTTCACGCTTATCTTCCTCAATCAGGCCATGACGCGTTCCGTGCCCCGCGAACAGGCGCAGGACGCCGCAGGAATATACACGGCCGCCCGTAACCTCGGTGGTTCCGTTGGTCTTGCCCTGATCGGTACCCTGCTAGACCGTCAGACCTCGCTTCACACGCAGCGTTTGATCGAGTCGGTAACCGCCAATTCCCTCATTGTCCAGGAGCGTGTGCTTCAGTCCGGGAGTGATCCGCAATCTGTCCAGCTCTCCACCGTCAACATTTTTCAGGTAATGATTCGTGAGGCCACCGTCATGGCGTTCAACGACATGTTCTACTTCTTCGCCATCTCCCTTCTGGTCATCACACCGCTGGTGTTTATCCTGAGACCGATTCAGCGCGCACCTGCAGCGGCGATGCACTGA
- a CDS encoding flagellar hook protein, with protein MNNIIELDIAQLDLVSGGASTVASTVTIGADGAVSGSYTFGSKSGTFSASLPAEVVQKAGTFSFSNASGGFNFNSSFAS; from the coding sequence ATGAACAACATCATCGAACTCGACATCGCCCAGCTGGATCTCGTGAGCGGCGGCGCCTCCACGGTCGCTTCCACGGTCACCATCGGTGCCGATGGTGCTGTCAGCGGCAGCTACACCTTCGGTTCGAAGTCAGGCACGTTTTCGGCATCGCTGCCGGCTGAAGTTGTACAGAAGGCTGGAACATTCTCGTTCAGCAACGCGTCTGGCGGCTTCAACTTCAATAGCTCGTTTGCTAGCTAA
- a CDS encoding TetR/AcrR family transcriptional regulator has translation MKITVNSGNDAKSSQASPRSRGRPAKGNEANLTAEIVAAAQVLFLDRGYEGTSTDDIAALAKCSKRTLYTRFATKADLFEAVIIDFTKQRRPPAELSRLGGKTLSEELHTVAEKLVDAFLDTQVLALYFLVHREARKFPELMRIAEAAGRKHSRDRLSSLLYNGGVEDAVFLADQFYYLIQGPMIQDTLGGRPPNRDAAIARARKSVDFFLRGCGFA, from the coding sequence ATGAAAATTACGGTCAATAGTGGCAACGACGCAAAGAGCTCCCAGGCAAGCCCACGTTCAAGAGGGCGTCCCGCTAAGGGAAACGAGGCGAATTTGACGGCGGAGATCGTCGCCGCGGCTCAGGTCCTGTTCCTCGACAGGGGGTACGAGGGCACGAGCACGGATGACATTGCCGCGCTGGCGAAATGCTCTAAGAGAACACTGTATACGCGCTTCGCCACGAAAGCCGACCTGTTCGAAGCGGTTATCATCGACTTCACAAAACAGCGGCGGCCCCCGGCCGAGTTGTCGCGGCTTGGAGGCAAGACGCTTTCTGAAGAGCTTCATACGGTCGCCGAGAAGCTGGTCGATGCGTTTCTGGATACGCAAGTGCTGGCGCTGTATTTCCTAGTTCACAGAGAGGCGAGAAAGTTTCCCGAACTGATGCGAATCGCCGAAGCTGCCGGAAGAAAGCACTCCCGAGATCGGCTAAGCTCTCTTCTATACAACGGCGGCGTCGAGGACGCGGTTTTTTTAGCGGATCAGTTCTATTACCTCATCCAAGGGCCGATGATTCAGGATACCCTCGGCGGGCGGCCCCCGAACAGGGACGCGGCGATCGCCCGGGCCAGGAAATCAGTCGATTTCTTTCTTCGGGGATGCGGGTTCGCTTGA
- a CDS encoding peptidase domain-containing ABC transporter: MVAGFHGHRTTLSELRRRHAASANGTTLKTLIAVADDLGLTSRPLKLEMADIGKLKTPCILHWDMSHYVVLTHASGRWVDIHDPASGQRRLSLNEASKHFTGIALELTPATTFRTRKVVERVRLADLWSRSAGFIPSLLQILALSTLLQFFVLLSPLVNQMIVDEAISKGDFSLLNVIVIGAGLLLLVQSATTLLRGYVQMHFSTLLTFQMRGNLLRHALRLPVPWFEKRRLGDILSRFNSLQPVQDLLTGGFVSGALDGLMAIITLAVMLIYAPYLASIVLASLALVICIRMGTFPWLRSLTNEGIQYQAKVDGILLETIRGARAFKLFGRELERHGVWQNAYADSINNNVRVQKISLKGSAGLSFLTGAEMLLVFYFGAGSIIRGEMTLGMLLAFLSYRSQFSTAAFSLVDQYFKFRMIGLHLERLADVVHQDPEPALNAAAREDRPLAGSLLVRNLSFRYAEREAWVLKDVSLSIEAGQSVVFVGPSGGGKSTLLKLLMGLYPAGEGEVLVDGLPLGAFGMRAYRAKVGVVMQDDQLFAGTIADNIAFFDPEIDMARVEEVVRLVGLHDEIMRMPMGYMTLVGDLGSTLSGGQQQRALLARALYRKPSILFLDEGTANLDVLSERRLMQSLSKLRITQVMVAHRAGAIEGAARVFAVENGNIRELKRDVPAQPLQVVP, from the coding sequence ATGGTGGCCGGCTTTCACGGTCATCGGACAACTTTGTCAGAACTTCGCCGCCGCCACGCTGCATCCGCAAACGGTACGACTCTGAAAACGCTCATCGCCGTCGCTGACGATCTCGGTCTGACCAGTCGGCCGCTGAAGCTGGAAATGGCAGATATCGGCAAGCTGAAGACACCCTGCATTCTCCACTGGGATATGTCGCACTACGTCGTGCTGACGCATGCATCCGGCCGGTGGGTGGACATCCACGATCCCGCGAGCGGCCAGCGACGGCTTTCCCTCAACGAAGCATCGAAACATTTTACCGGGATAGCGCTGGAACTCACGCCGGCAACCACCTTCCGAACACGCAAGGTGGTCGAGCGGGTGCGCCTGGCCGACCTGTGGTCCCGGAGCGCAGGCTTCATTCCGAGCCTGCTGCAGATCCTGGCGCTCTCCACCCTGTTGCAATTCTTTGTTCTGCTGTCGCCGCTGGTCAACCAGATGATTGTCGACGAGGCCATCTCAAAAGGTGATTTCAGTCTCTTGAACGTCATAGTCATCGGCGCGGGATTGCTGCTGCTGGTCCAGAGCGCCACGACCTTGTTGCGCGGGTACGTGCAGATGCACTTCAGCACGCTTCTCACCTTTCAGATGCGCGGCAATCTGTTGCGCCATGCCTTGCGCCTTCCTGTCCCGTGGTTTGAAAAACGTCGTCTCGGCGATATCCTGTCGCGTTTCAACTCCCTTCAACCGGTTCAGGATCTGCTGACAGGTGGCTTTGTGTCAGGCGCGCTGGACGGTTTGATGGCGATCATCACGCTGGCTGTGATGTTGATCTACGCACCCTATCTGGCAAGCATTGTGCTGGCATCGCTGGCGCTAGTCATTTGCATCCGAATGGGGACTTTCCCTTGGCTTCGCAGCCTGACCAACGAAGGCATCCAGTACCAGGCCAAGGTGGATGGTATCCTCCTCGAAACTATCCGTGGTGCGCGAGCATTCAAGCTGTTCGGACGTGAACTGGAACGCCACGGTGTCTGGCAAAATGCCTATGCCGACAGCATCAACAACAATGTACGCGTCCAGAAAATCAGTCTCAAAGGCTCGGCAGGCCTATCCTTCCTGACGGGTGCCGAGATGCTTCTGGTCTTCTATTTCGGCGCCGGCAGCATCATTAGGGGAGAGATGACGCTCGGCATGCTGCTGGCTTTCCTTTCCTATCGGAGCCAGTTCAGCACGGCAGCGTTTTCACTCGTCGATCAGTATTTCAAATTTCGAATGATCGGCCTTCATCTCGAGCGCCTGGCCGATGTCGTTCATCAGGATCCCGAGCCCGCCCTCAATGCCGCAGCACGCGAGGATCGTCCCCTTGCCGGATCGCTCCTCGTGCGCAACCTCTCCTTTCGCTATGCCGAACGTGAGGCATGGGTTCTCAAGGATGTATCCCTCTCCATAGAGGCGGGGCAATCCGTCGTCTTTGTTGGCCCTTCCGGTGGCGGCAAGTCTACCCTCTTGAAATTGTTGATGGGCCTCTATCCGGCGGGCGAAGGCGAGGTGCTTGTCGACGGTCTCCCGCTCGGGGCGTTCGGGATGCGCGCCTATCGAGCCAAGGTTGGTGTGGTGATGCAGGACGACCAGCTTTTTGCGGGGACGATTGCCGACAACATCGCCTTTTTCGATCCTGAGATCGATATGGCGCGGGTCGAAGAAGTCGTCCGCCTCGTTGGCCTTCATGACGAAATCATGCGTATGCCAATGGGCTACATGACCCTGGTTGGCGATCTTGGATCGACGCTGTCGGGTGGGCAGCAGCAGCGAGCTCTCCTCGCCCGTGCGCTTTACCGCAAGCCGTCCATATTGTTCCTCGACGAGGGGACGGCCAACCTGGACGTTCTGTCGGAGCGCCGCCTCATGCAATCGCTGAGCAAGCTCCGTATCACCCAAGTGATGGTCGCACATCGCGCCGGAGCCATCGAGGGAGCTGCCCGCGTCTTCGCAGTCGAGAACGGCAATATACGCGAGCTGAAGCGCGACGTGCCGGCACAGCCTCTGCAGGTGGTGCCATGA
- a CDS encoding HlyD family secretion protein — protein MRVENEGDVSEEQPGDLSPPTKSPEERRLIKRILLIVALVAVVGGSIWFFHYWTVGRFLQSTNDAFLQADQTAVSPKVQGYVEHLYVVANQRVAVGDRLLEIRPQDYQAKVAQAQAGVESSKADLARALAEAKQQISAVGQAEAQLISVRTQARFAQSQVDRYQSLGRSGATSNEQIATYTSQRDQQAAQVKVSEASLESAKEAINTTEAAVKQVEAAVRQSEAQLATAQLNLDATEITAPIAGVVGDKSVNIGQYVSAGMRLMTIVPVNDIYLVANFKETQVEMMRVGQPAHISVDAISSGTLDGEVESFSPGTGAQFALIPTENATGNFTKIVQRIPVRIKIEANANPPKLLVPGLSVSVEVDTRGSCYGKGEAVEVGQ, from the coding sequence ATGCGGGTCGAAAACGAAGGCGACGTTTCCGAAGAACAGCCCGGAGACCTCTCCCCGCCGACTAAATCGCCAGAAGAGAGGCGGCTGATTAAACGCATCCTCCTGATCGTCGCCCTCGTGGCGGTTGTCGGCGGCTCCATTTGGTTCTTCCACTACTGGACAGTCGGCCGCTTTCTGCAGTCAACCAACGATGCGTTCCTACAGGCCGACCAGACGGCGGTGTCCCCTAAGGTCCAGGGATATGTCGAACACTTGTACGTGGTCGCGAACCAGAGGGTCGCTGTCGGCGACAGGCTCCTGGAAATCAGACCCCAAGACTATCAGGCCAAGGTCGCGCAGGCGCAGGCGGGTGTCGAGTCCTCCAAGGCGGACCTCGCCAGAGCGCTGGCCGAAGCGAAGCAGCAGATATCCGCAGTCGGTCAGGCTGAAGCCCAGCTTATCTCGGTAAGGACCCAGGCGCGGTTCGCCCAGAGCCAGGTCGACCGCTATCAGTCGCTCGGCCGCTCAGGCGCGACGTCCAACGAGCAGATAGCCACTTATACGAGTCAGCGTGACCAGCAGGCTGCGCAGGTCAAAGTCTCCGAGGCGTCACTAGAGTCTGCCAAAGAGGCCATCAACACCACCGAAGCCGCTGTCAAACAGGTGGAGGCGGCCGTGAGGCAGTCCGAAGCGCAGCTGGCAACCGCCCAGCTAAATCTTGATGCTACCGAGATCACCGCGCCGATTGCGGGTGTCGTCGGCGACAAGTCGGTCAACATCGGGCAGTACGTCTCTGCGGGCATGCGGCTAATGACTATCGTTCCCGTCAACGACATCTACCTCGTTGCCAACTTCAAGGAGACGCAGGTCGAAATGATGCGTGTGGGACAGCCCGCTCACATCAGCGTCGACGCCATTAGCTCCGGCACCCTCGATGGCGAAGTCGAGAGCTTCTCGCCTGGGACGGGCGCGCAGTTCGCCCTGATCCCGACCGAAAACGCCACAGGCAACTTCACAAAGATCGTTCAGCGCATTCCCGTCCGCATCAAGATTGAGGCCAATGCAAACCCACCAAAGCTGCTAGTTCCCGGACTTTCCGTCAGTGTCGAGGTGGATACCCGCGGTAGCTGCTATGGGAAAGGCGAAGCCGTCGAGGTCGGACAATGA